The Microbacterium maritypicum genome contains a region encoding:
- a CDS encoding ApeA N-terminal domain 1-containing protein: MTEAQLSESRDWTGHWWLPDEPDKKVPGILSFAPGTGLRLRLIGGWDYQVTRPGPNGSTIITDQTKVWPMVHGYGDNAPVTLLNVSLVTARGGFFGEPDTLEVRANTALVGALMEAPDEAAFVAGVGDIEDLTVWSRRSGVDSRVQFNAQGGETMGEIELRRLAPLTATAGPLRVKLSHYAWYPFSEDSRAQRVTRVRESQVIRFERDDPQPLKYWVDLLSSTADLMSLSTLRACGIVSMRVYVPPTPDQWPGDHPMRDQQHEVAIYMERVVKPRPDDDALPFRNYVLTLDDLPFEELMPRWLEVRDKFAAARSMILGLRYVRNGYVETRLVTAVAAAESMHRALEPSPPIPPAEFKEMRRTLLGAVAPEQKAWLADRLTEHSNVPTLKQRLLDLVSRLGDAGLRLVHDPGIWAKSAKDGRNLLAHTGTASNDLEHLHAVTEVTAAVVILNLLHELGVPQAVLSKAVDEHPVLSHAAHLARRVLCDDDSIVIQIATRSVVAADPSSSDETTRGADSAAPDADDGSSRKRPRE; encoded by the coding sequence ATGACTGAGGCCCAGCTAAGTGAATCGCGCGACTGGACGGGGCATTGGTGGCTTCCCGACGAACCGGACAAGAAGGTGCCCGGGATATTATCCTTTGCCCCGGGAACCGGGCTTCGGCTCCGACTCATCGGTGGCTGGGACTACCAAGTGACCCGCCCAGGTCCGAATGGCTCGACGATCATCACCGATCAGACGAAGGTCTGGCCGATGGTTCACGGGTATGGCGACAACGCGCCTGTCACCCTCCTCAATGTAAGTCTTGTCACCGCCCGAGGCGGCTTCTTCGGTGAGCCAGACACCCTCGAAGTGCGAGCAAACACCGCTCTTGTCGGGGCGTTAATGGAAGCGCCGGACGAAGCGGCGTTCGTTGCGGGCGTCGGTGACATCGAGGATCTGACTGTCTGGTCACGAAGGAGTGGCGTTGACTCAAGAGTTCAGTTCAATGCGCAGGGCGGCGAGACGATGGGTGAGATCGAGCTCCGTCGCCTCGCTCCGTTAACTGCGACAGCGGGGCCCCTCCGCGTGAAGCTGAGCCACTATGCCTGGTATCCATTCTCGGAGGATTCCCGTGCGCAACGGGTAACCCGGGTGCGGGAAAGCCAAGTGATCCGCTTCGAGCGCGATGATCCGCAGCCGCTCAAGTATTGGGTCGACTTGCTCAGCTCAACTGCCGACCTGATGTCGCTGTCAACGCTTCGCGCTTGCGGCATCGTCAGCATGCGAGTGTATGTCCCGCCCACACCAGATCAGTGGCCGGGAGATCATCCGATGCGTGACCAGCAGCACGAGGTCGCCATCTACATGGAAAGGGTCGTCAAGCCGCGTCCTGACGACGATGCTCTCCCATTTCGGAACTACGTACTCACACTCGACGATTTACCCTTCGAGGAGCTCATGCCGCGCTGGCTAGAGGTGCGCGACAAGTTCGCAGCCGCGCGCAGCATGATCCTTGGTCTGCGGTATGTGCGCAACGGATACGTCGAGACCCGCCTCGTGACAGCAGTTGCCGCTGCCGAGTCAATGCACCGCGCACTCGAACCATCGCCGCCCATTCCGCCCGCCGAGTTCAAGGAGATGAGAAGAACCCTGCTGGGCGCCGTCGCGCCCGAACAAAAGGCATGGCTCGCCGACCGACTCACCGAACATTCAAACGTCCCGACTCTCAAACAACGACTCCTCGACTTGGTTAGCCGTCTCGGGGACGCTGGGCTTCGACTCGTGCATGACCCGGGGATATGGGCCAAGTCAGCCAAGGACGGACGTAACCTCCTCGCTCATACCGGCACAGCCTCAAACGATCTGGAACACCTACACGCAGTCACCGAAGTGACAGCGGCGGTGGTGATCCTCAACCTGCTCCACGAGCTCGGCGTCCCGCAGGCGGTCTTGTCGAAGGCCGTGGATGAGCACCCGGTTCTCTCACATGCGGCGCATCTCGCTCGTCGCGTGCTCTGCGACGACGATTCGATTGTCATCCAGATCGCAACACGCAGCGTGGTCGCCGCTGATCCCTCATCGTCCGACGAAACGACCCGAGGGGCGGACTCGGCAGCACCTGACGCCGACGACGGGTCGAGTAGAAAGCGCCCCCGGGAATAG
- a CDS encoding fasciclin domain-containing protein: protein MFSTKKKVTAAITLGLASAFLLSACSMGSGSTTESSEPTAPETSESTPMEMDPAANLVGPGCAAYADAVPDGAGSVEGMSQDPVAVAASNNPLLTTLVAAVSGQLNPDVDLVDTLNGGEFTVFAPVDDAFAKIDPATIEALKTDSATLSSILTYHVVPGQIEPADIDGMHTTVQGADLEVTGSGDDLKVNGASVICGGVQTANATVYLIDTVLMPPAS from the coding sequence ATGTTCAGCACCAAGAAGAAGGTCACCGCAGCGATCACCCTCGGCCTGGCGAGCGCGTTCCTGCTCTCCGCCTGTTCCATGGGCAGCGGCAGCACCACGGAATCGTCCGAGCCGACGGCACCGGAGACGTCGGAGTCGACGCCGATGGAGATGGACCCGGCGGCCAACCTGGTCGGCCCCGGCTGCGCGGCATACGCCGACGCCGTGCCGGACGGCGCAGGCTCGGTCGAGGGAATGTCGCAGGACCCGGTTGCGGTCGCGGCTTCGAACAACCCGCTGCTGACCACGCTGGTCGCTGCGGTGAGCGGACAGCTCAACCCCGACGTCGACCTCGTTGACACCCTGAACGGTGGCGAGTTCACCGTCTTCGCACCGGTGGATGACGCCTTCGCGAAGATCGACCCCGCCACGATCGAGGCCCTCAAGACCGACAGCGCCACGCTGAGCTCGATCCTGACGTACCACGTGGTCCCCGGACAGATCGAGCCGGCTGACATCGACGGCATGCACACGACCGTGCAGGGCGCCGACCTCGAGGTGACCGGCAGCGGCGATGACCTGAAGGTCAACGGCGCCAGCGTCATCTGCGGTGGAGTGCAGACCGCGAACGCGACCGTGTACCTGATCGACACGGTTCTGATGCCCCCGGCTTCCTAA
- the sigK gene encoding ECF RNA polymerase sigma factor SigK, with product MLMEMVIDGFDVPEDGATQDAVADLIVRVASGDQAAFATLYDMLSSRVFGLILRVLINRAQSEEVLQEVFLEIWQSASRFAPNRGQGRAWIMTIAHRRAVDRVRASQSSADRDVRAGFKDIGVAHDSVAEQVELGIEGGKVVEALSGLPEAQREALVLAYYGGYSQNEIAALVGAPLGTIKTRMRDGLTRLRTAMGVTA from the coding sequence ATGCTTATGGAGATGGTCATCGATGGGTTCGACGTTCCCGAGGACGGAGCGACGCAGGATGCTGTCGCCGACCTCATCGTCCGCGTCGCCTCCGGTGATCAGGCTGCCTTCGCGACTCTCTATGACATGCTCTCCTCCCGCGTGTTCGGCCTCATCCTCCGTGTGCTGATCAATCGCGCGCAGAGCGAGGAGGTGCTCCAGGAGGTCTTTCTGGAGATCTGGCAATCCGCTTCCCGCTTCGCTCCGAACAGAGGTCAGGGACGAGCGTGGATCATGACGATCGCTCATCGCCGGGCCGTCGATCGGGTGCGAGCTTCGCAGTCGAGCGCCGACCGAGACGTACGAGCAGGATTCAAGGACATCGGCGTCGCGCACGACAGTGTCGCGGAGCAGGTCGAATTGGGGATCGAGGGAGGAAAGGTCGTCGAAGCGCTGTCGGGTCTTCCGGAAGCGCAACGCGAAGCGCTCGTCCTCGCGTACTACGGCGGTTACAGTCAGAACGAGATCGCGGCCCTCGTGGGAGCGCCGCTGGGGACTATCAAGACACGGATGCGAGACGGGCTCACTCGTCTGCGCACGGCGATGGGGGTGACGGCATGA